A DNA window from Pseudomonas sp. GD03919 contains the following coding sequences:
- the tmk gene encoding dTMP kinase: MTGLFITLEGPEGAGKSTNREYLAERLREQGIDVLLTREPGGTPLAERIRELLLDPSDEPMAADTELLLVFAARAQHLQQVIRPALARGCVVLCDRFTDATYAYQGGGRGLSVERIAQLEQFVQGELRPDLTLIFDLPVEIGLARAAARGRLDRFEQEGRGFFEAVREAYLQRAAQAPQRYRVLDAGQSLAQVQADIDTLLPTLLEACRG; encoded by the coding sequence ACCGCGAATACCTGGCTGAGCGCCTGCGCGAGCAGGGCATCGATGTACTGCTGACCCGCGAGCCCGGCGGTACGCCCCTGGCCGAGCGCATCCGCGAGCTGCTGCTCGACCCGAGCGATGAGCCGATGGCGGCCGATACCGAGTTGCTGCTGGTGTTCGCCGCCCGCGCCCAGCACCTGCAACAGGTGATTCGTCCGGCCCTGGCCAGGGGCTGTGTGGTGCTGTGTGATCGTTTCACCGACGCCACCTACGCCTATCAGGGCGGCGGCCGGGGGCTGTCCGTCGAGCGCATCGCGCAACTGGAGCAGTTCGTCCAGGGTGAACTGCGCCCGGATCTGACGCTGATTTTCGACCTGCCGGTGGAGATCGGCCTGGCGCGTGCTGCCGCTCGCGGTCGTCTGGATCGTTTCGAGCAGGAAGGCCGCGGTTTCTTCGAGGCGGTGCGTGAGGCCTATCTGCAGCGCGCTGCGCAGGCGCCGCAGCGTTATCGCGTGCTCGATGCCGGGCAGAGCCTGGCGCAGGTGCAGGCCGATATCGACACCTTGCTGCCGACGCTGCTGGAGGCGTGCCGTGGCTGA